The following coding sequences are from one Paenibacillus sp. JDR-2 window:
- a CDS encoding stalk domain-containing protein, whose product MMKNLRHYTLMLLIVALCTVLPLTAGAASSSVTVKTQAVNLKFDGQSLALPDGQYAFIYQDRTYIPVRFISYALQKSVKWDQKSSKVTVSEPTATEKEALAKLLAGATAGGAQPAAGKSITIKPVQATLVFDGQAKALPTGQSLYSINNSIYVPLRFMSEAVGTDIKWDQKTNSITGESAAYKAAQAGGGTTPGGNTGGGTGGTDPSTGTKPSYESIKSSTDAKLTSLELQCAVSLGSLKDQYEAATDSAVKSSLAAQGNQVIAQCKAGFQKIIADVTADLTKYGYSLDVLAEYQTRYENDLAVIDSVAAKLK is encoded by the coding sequence ATGATGAAAAATTTACGCCATTACACACTCATGCTGTTAATTGTCGCCTTATGTACCGTTCTGCCACTGACAGCTGGTGCTGCATCCAGCTCGGTTACCGTTAAGACACAAGCGGTTAACCTGAAGTTCGACGGACAGTCTCTTGCCTTGCCGGATGGACAATATGCCTTCATTTATCAAGATCGTACTTACATTCCGGTTCGCTTTATCTCTTACGCTCTGCAGAAGTCGGTGAAGTGGGATCAGAAGTCTTCTAAAGTAACGGTATCCGAACCAACTGCTACTGAGAAGGAAGCTCTTGCGAAGCTGCTTGCAGGAGCAACTGCTGGTGGTGCACAACCTGCTGCTGGTAAGAGCATTACCATTAAGCCGGTTCAAGCCACGCTTGTATTTGATGGACAGGCAAAAGCGCTTCCTACAGGTCAATCTCTCTATTCGATCAACAACAGCATCTATGTTCCGCTGCGCTTCATGTCTGAAGCTGTAGGAACGGACATTAAGTGGGATCAGAAGACAAATAGCATTACAGGCGAATCCGCGGCATACAAAGCAGCGCAAGCTGGCGGAGGTACAACACCTGGAGGAAATACGGGTGGAGGAACAGGGGGTACGGATCCATCTACAGGAACGAAGCCATCCTACGAGTCAATCAAGAGTAGTACGGACGCAAAGCTTACTTCTCTAGAATTACAATGCGCAGTTTCTCTGGGCAGCCTTAAGGATCAATATGAAGCAGCGACAGATAGCGCGGTGAAGTCGAGTCTTGCAGCTCAAGGAAATCAAGTAATCGCTCAGTGTAAGGCTGGTTTCCAAAAAATTATCGCGGATGTTACGGCTGACTTGACGAAATATGGCTATAGCTTAGATGTGCTGGCGGAATATCAAACGAGATACGAAAATGATCTTGCAGTTATTGATTCGGTTGCAGCAAAATTGAAATAA
- a CDS encoding glycosyltransferase family 2 protein, with the protein MEKISCIVTTYKRPIPVLQRAVASIVNQTYSNLELIVVNDAPQILKLVEDIRIMLNEFTNIPIKYIVQHQNMGACQARNTGIEEASGEYVAFLDDDDEWLPDKLEKQYALITKERVALVYCSHYEIRQEGTRTLVIEDLAREGIHQDEFERLLLANFVGSTSYPLLRLSAVKTVGGFDTNLKASQDHDLWLRIARKYPIVYCNEPLVNYYHSEESISSNMENKLQGFNFLLNKYKDEYLKKKDLHNYRLNYIAYCCFKSKYFNGFISFTLRAFKTKLISKYNFMLLSKMSKKAVRILSTRKKLI; encoded by the coding sequence ATGGAAAAAATCTCATGTATAGTGACAACTTATAAACGACCTATTCCAGTTTTACAGCGTGCTGTTGCTAGTATAGTAAATCAGACATACTCCAACTTAGAATTAATTGTTGTAAATGATGCACCGCAGATATTAAAGTTAGTTGAAGATATTCGCATCATGCTTAATGAGTTTACTAATATACCTATTAAATATATTGTTCAGCATCAAAATATGGGGGCATGTCAAGCTCGTAACACAGGAATAGAAGAAGCATCAGGTGAATATGTAGCCTTTTTAGATGACGATGATGAGTGGCTCCCCGATAAATTGGAAAAACAGTATGCATTGATAACCAAAGAGCGGGTTGCGTTAGTATACTGCTCACATTATGAAATTAGACAAGAGGGGACTCGAACGCTAGTGATAGAAGATCTAGCAAGAGAGGGGATTCATCAAGATGAATTTGAGCGCTTATTACTTGCCAATTTTGTAGGTTCAACTTCATATCCATTACTTAGATTATCCGCAGTTAAAACAGTTGGTGGATTTGATACTAATTTAAAAGCTTCTCAGGATCATGACTTATGGCTGCGAATTGCAAGAAAATATCCAATAGTGTATTGTAATGAGCCTTTGGTAAATTATTATCATAGCGAGGAATCCATATCTTCTAATATGGAGAATAAGCTTCAGGGATTTAACTTCCTGCTTAATAAATATAAAGATGAGTATTTAAAGAAGAAAGATCTCCATAACTATAGATTAAATTATATAGCATACTGTTGTTTTAAAAGTAAGTATTTTAATGGATTTATTAGCTTTACATTAAGAGCATTTAAAACAAAATTAATAAGTAAGTATAATTTTATGTTGTTGTCCAAGATGTCGAAAAAAGCCGTAAGAATCCTGTCAACTCGTAAGAAGTTAATTTAG
- a CDS encoding nicotinate phosphoribosyltransferase encodes MDGSNNLTLHTDKYQINMMYAHWINGTDGEGAVFEAFFRKLPFGNGYAVFAGLERIVDFIRHLKFGEEELAYLAKQEENYDPGFLEVLRQFRFKGTVHAVEEGSLVFPNEPIVRVEGTIFETQLVETALLNFMNYQTLIATKASRIKQVASGDILLEFGTRRAQEADAAVWGARAAYIAGFHATSNMHAGMMFGIPTKGTHAHSWVQGHESEEEAFLAYAKALPDGVTLLVDTYDTLRSGVPNAIKTARYLESIGKRLGGIRLDSGDLAYLSKEARKMLDAAGLQDAKIVASNDLDETLIFNLKAQGAKIDTWGVGTQLITAADQPSLGGVYKLTARKRDGQYIPVIKISGNPEKVSAPGKKDVYRIMNKSTGLAEADYMTLHDETDILNGERIKLFDPVHPYIHRFISDYEAVPLLKPIVVEGEIVYKLPLLEEIRSYHEHQLSIFRPEILRKLNPDLYPVHLSEQAWQLKTDLIKAHQQ; translated from the coding sequence GTGGACGGTTCTAATAACTTAACGCTACATACGGATAAATATCAGATTAATATGATGTACGCTCATTGGATAAATGGCACGGACGGGGAAGGCGCCGTATTCGAGGCTTTCTTCCGCAAGCTGCCGTTCGGCAACGGTTATGCGGTATTCGCTGGCCTCGAGAGAATCGTGGATTTCATCCGGCATCTGAAGTTCGGGGAAGAGGAGCTCGCTTATCTGGCGAAGCAGGAGGAGAATTATGATCCGGGCTTCCTGGAGGTGCTCCGGCAGTTCCGCTTCAAGGGAACGGTGCATGCGGTGGAAGAAGGCTCGCTGGTATTCCCGAATGAACCCATCGTGCGGGTAGAAGGCACGATCTTCGAGACGCAGCTGGTGGAGACGGCGCTGCTCAACTTCATGAACTACCAGACGTTAATTGCGACGAAGGCTTCGCGGATCAAGCAGGTCGCATCGGGAGATATTCTGCTGGAGTTCGGAACGCGCCGGGCACAGGAGGCGGATGCGGCGGTATGGGGTGCGCGTGCGGCTTACATTGCCGGCTTCCACGCTACATCCAATATGCATGCCGGCATGATGTTTGGCATCCCGACGAAGGGAACGCATGCCCATTCCTGGGTGCAGGGGCATGAATCCGAGGAGGAAGCTTTCCTGGCGTATGCGAAGGCTTTGCCGGATGGCGTTACGCTGCTCGTGGATACTTACGACACGCTGAGAAGCGGGGTGCCCAATGCGATTAAGACAGCCCGCTATCTGGAGAGCATCGGCAAGCGGCTTGGCGGCATCCGGCTCGACAGCGGCGACTTGGCGTATCTGTCCAAGGAAGCGCGGAAGATGCTTGATGCGGCAGGGCTGCAGGATGCGAAGATCGTGGCCTCGAACGACCTCGATGAGACGCTGATCTTCAACCTGAAGGCGCAAGGCGCCAAGATTGATACATGGGGCGTTGGCACGCAGCTGATTACGGCTGCCGATCAGCCGTCGCTTGGCGGCGTGTACAAGCTGACCGCCCGCAAGCGTGACGGGCAATACATACCGGTAATCAAGATCTCGGGCAATCCCGAGAAGGTATCCGCTCCGGGCAAGAAGGACGTATACCGGATTATGAACAAGTCCACGGGACTTGCCGAAGCGGATTATATGACGCTGCATGATGAGACGGATATTTTGAATGGCGAGCGGATCAAGTTGTTTGACCCGGTTCATCCGTATATCCATCGGTTCATTAGCGACTATGAAGCGGTGCCGCTGCTGAAGCCTATCGTGGTGGAAGGCGAGATCGTGTACAAGCTTCCGCTTCTGGAAGAGATCCGCAGCTACCACGAGCATCAGCTCAGCATCTTCCGGCCGGAGATCCTCCGCAAGCTGAATCCGGATCTGTATCCGGTTCATCTAAGCGAACAGGCCTGGCAGCTGAAGACGGATCTGATCAAGGCGCATCAGCAGTAG
- a CDS encoding acyltransferase, translating to MNSNWFKILMKVTKVRYGKKLLLKGIPVIFNKSGAELIIGDNVTINSSFLSNLVGLYQRTIIVTRTADARIRIGSNVGISGATIYARKSIQIGNNTLIGGNTKIIDNDFHPVDPNVRSITPNDHIGVRPIEIGQNVFIGCNCLILKGAKIGDNAVIGAGSVVSGEIPANCVAAGNPVKVIRYLEINEVKVTI from the coding sequence ATGAATAGTAATTGGTTTAAGATTTTAATGAAAGTAACTAAGGTTAGATACGGAAAAAAATTATTGTTAAAGGGTATACCAGTAATCTTCAACAAGTCCGGTGCAGAACTAATAATTGGCGATAATGTAACAATTAACTCGTCGTTCCTATCTAACCTGGTTGGTTTATATCAGAGGACAATTATTGTAACACGCACAGCAGATGCAAGGATTAGAATTGGTAGTAATGTTGGAATATCCGGGGCTACGATATATGCACGTAAAAGTATTCAAATTGGTAATAATACATTAATTGGTGGTAATACGAAGATTATAGACAATGACTTTCATCCGGTTGACCCGAATGTAAGAAGTATTACTCCGAATGACCATATTGGTGTCCGGCCAATTGAAATTGGTCAGAATGTTTTTATTGGCTGTAATTGTTTAATTCTAAAAGGTGCAAAAATAGGCGATAATGCCGTAATTGGTGCAGGAAGTGTGGTTAGCGGAGAGATCCCAGCCAATTGTGTAGCTGCTGGCAACCCTGTTAAAGTAATTCGTTACTTAGAGATAAATGAAGTGAAGGTAACAATATGA
- a CDS encoding UDP-glucose dehydrogenase family protein, whose product MKLAVIGTGYVGLVSGVCFSELGNEVVCVDNATSKIELLNNGEVPIHEPGLKELIASNTAAGRLSFTTDLAAAVNDSEIIIIAVGTPSLPDGKANLAYIEQAAAEIGRAINGYKVVVVKSTVPVGTNEKVAAIIRDYATESFDFASVPEFLREGTAVKDTLNPDRIIIGTESGRAAEMLTALHRPLTDQITITDVRSSEMIKYASNAFLATKISFINEIANICEKVGADVEEVAKGMGMDRRIGSSFLKAGIGYGGSCFPKDTQALIQIAGQMDYDFKLLKSVVEVNRDQRFNVIRKLDELLGDVTGRTIGIWGLAFKPETDDVRDAPAFEIMETLLERGALVKAYDPIASSNFEKAFDRSEVEYCTSAQEAAEGADALCILTEWKEFINIPLSDIQKWLKTPNLIDGRNIYREEDLEETPFAYYSIGRPKMNNGVKETNPILSF is encoded by the coding sequence ATGAAGCTGGCGGTAATTGGTACCGGATATGTTGGCTTAGTCTCTGGGGTGTGTTTCTCTGAACTGGGCAATGAAGTTGTTTGTGTAGACAATGCCACATCGAAGATCGAGTTATTGAATAATGGTGAAGTTCCTATTCATGAGCCTGGTCTTAAGGAATTGATAGCAAGCAACACGGCTGCGGGGCGATTGTCCTTCACAACGGATCTCGCTGCTGCGGTGAATGATTCAGAGATCATTATTATTGCTGTTGGCACTCCGTCCTTGCCAGATGGAAAGGCCAATTTGGCTTATATTGAGCAAGCGGCTGCGGAAATTGGCCGTGCCATTAATGGATACAAGGTTGTCGTTGTGAAAAGTACGGTACCGGTAGGAACAAATGAGAAGGTTGCAGCCATCATTCGAGATTATGCGACGGAATCCTTTGACTTTGCTTCTGTTCCTGAATTCCTGCGAGAAGGAACAGCTGTTAAAGACACATTGAATCCGGATCGAATTATTATCGGGACGGAAAGTGGGCGCGCGGCAGAGATGCTTACTGCGTTGCATCGTCCATTAACCGATCAAATTACCATAACTGACGTCCGCAGCTCGGAGATGATTAAGTATGCTTCGAATGCCTTCTTGGCTACTAAGATTTCCTTCATTAATGAGATCGCCAATATCTGTGAGAAGGTAGGGGCGGATGTGGAGGAAGTAGCGAAGGGGATGGGGATGGATCGGCGTATCGGATCTTCTTTCCTGAAGGCGGGTATCGGGTACGGCGGATCTTGCTTCCCGAAGGATACGCAAGCGCTCATTCAGATCGCGGGACAGATGGATTATGATTTCAAGCTGTTGAAGTCCGTAGTTGAAGTGAACCGGGATCAACGCTTTAATGTTATTCGGAAGCTGGATGAACTACTGGGAGACGTTACGGGAAGAACGATTGGGATCTGGGGATTGGCCTTCAAGCCGGAAACGGATGATGTGCGTGACGCCCCAGCCTTTGAGATTATGGAGACATTACTGGAGCGGGGAGCATTGGTTAAAGCTTATGATCCTATTGCTTCGAGTAACTTTGAGAAGGCTTTCGACCGTTCTGAGGTAGAATACTGTACCTCTGCTCAAGAAGCTGCTGAAGGTGCGGATGCGCTGTGTATTCTAACGGAGTGGAAGGAGTTTATTAACATTCCGTTGTCGGATATTCAGAAATGGTTAAAGACGCCGAACCTCATTGACGGCCGGAATATTTATCGGGAAGAGGATTTGGAGGAGACTCCTTTCGCTTACTATTCCATAGGAAGACCTAAGATGAATAATGGAGTGAAAGAGACAAATCCTATTCTTTCTTTCTAA
- a CDS encoding sugar phosphate nucleotidyltransferase translates to MKMVLLSGGSGKRLWPLSNDSRSKQFLRVLDNEDQERISMLQRVWSQINDSGLDESCFVTIAKSQIEMIHSQIGTSVPLIIEPERRDTFPAIALTASYLYSVAKLDLNEVVAILPVDPYVEGQFFYAVKQLEEIIQQTDADLALIGVRPTYPSAKYGYIIPFSNQVDNHDVLKVSHFQEKPTEEAAVNLIEQNGLWNCGVFSFKLGYLINILKDKGYPLSYEQLVERYHELPKISFDYEIVEKSKNIVVLPYDGYWKDLGTWNTLTEEMGQSQLGKGTISEDCVNTHLINELDIPVTILGLSNIVVVASPDGILVTDKSASPRIKEYIDYDQGPMFEEREWGWIRILDEERYENGRSVIAKRVAIKEGKNLSYLMNMYREEVWTIVKGEGEFIQNGTPMKVMAGNVLHIPAKTLHSLKAISDVEIIVVNTGEINQDQTIELYSSWSEVRKYFHDISIG, encoded by the coding sequence ATGAAAATGGTCCTTCTTTCTGGCGGTTCGGGTAAGAGGCTTTGGCCACTTTCAAACGATTCCCGTTCAAAACAGTTTTTAAGAGTTCTTGACAATGAAGACCAAGAACGTATTTCAATGTTACAGAGAGTTTGGAGTCAAATTAATGACAGTGGATTAGATGAATCATGTTTTGTTACAATTGCAAAATCTCAGATAGAGATGATACATAGTCAGATTGGGACATCTGTTCCACTAATAATTGAACCAGAAAGGCGAGACACATTTCCAGCGATTGCTTTAACAGCATCGTATTTATATTCTGTAGCAAAGCTTGATTTGAATGAAGTAGTAGCGATTTTACCAGTTGACCCTTATGTAGAGGGTCAATTTTTTTATGCAGTGAAACAATTAGAGGAGATTATCCAGCAGACAGATGCAGATTTGGCACTTATTGGAGTAAGGCCTACATATCCATCGGCTAAATATGGTTATATTATTCCTTTTAGTAATCAAGTGGATAATCATGATGTTTTAAAAGTCAGTCATTTTCAAGAAAAGCCTACAGAGGAGGCTGCTGTAAATTTAATAGAGCAAAATGGACTATGGAACTGTGGAGTATTTTCTTTTAAGTTAGGTTATTTAATTAATATACTTAAGGATAAAGGTTATCCGTTGAGTTATGAACAACTTGTAGAGAGATATCATGAATTACCTAAAATTAGTTTTGATTATGAAATAGTAGAGAAATCCAAAAATATTGTAGTTTTGCCCTATGATGGATACTGGAAGGACCTTGGTACTTGGAATACATTAACGGAAGAAATGGGTCAGAGTCAATTAGGTAAGGGAACCATTAGTGAAGACTGTGTAAATACTCATCTTATTAATGAGCTAGATATTCCAGTTACCATACTCGGATTATCAAACATTGTTGTAGTTGCTAGCCCTGATGGAATTCTTGTAACTGATAAAAGTGCCAGTCCGAGAATAAAAGAATACATTGATTATGACCAAGGTCCAATGTTCGAAGAGAGAGAATGGGGATGGATTCGAATATTAGATGAAGAACGTTATGAGAATGGTCGTTCTGTGATAGCTAAACGCGTAGCTATTAAGGAAGGAAAAAATCTTTCTTATCTGATGAATATGTATCGTGAAGAAGTATGGACAATTGTGAAGGGTGAAGGAGAATTTATTCAAAATGGTACTCCAATGAAAGTGATGGCAGGCAATGTTCTTCATATTCCAGCCAAAACATTACATAGTTTAAAAGCAATTAGTGATGTAGAAATAATAGTAGTTAATACAGGAGAGATTAATCAAGATCAGACAATAGAACTTTACTCATCGTGGTCGGAGGTAAGGAAATATTTTCACGATATCTCGATTGGATGA
- a CDS encoding ATP-grasp fold amidoligase family protein: MLKILKLIKGIVMFRLMKILNGSRLISNENKVRLNFYINHGYKLNLNYPKTLSEKIHWIKINGKLTRFSDLVDKYEVRRYVGNIIGEEYLIPLIGVYENSRKIDFNKLPKEFIIKATHSSGWNLIVSDKSKLNWSITCRKIDKWINASFYRITGEENYKNIRGRVVIEELIHDDSGDLKDYKFFCYHGEPKYVQLDGGRYNTHKRDMYDTDWNKINVRYGYNNFDTPIEKPKMLDLMVELSRKLSKGFAFVRVDLYCVNESEILFGEMTFTPGNGARRFSPIEYDQFFGEPLILEKYNQGI; this comes from the coding sequence ATGCTAAAAATCCTCAAATTGATAAAAGGTATAGTGATGTTTAGATTAATGAAAATTTTGAACGGAAGCAGATTAATAAGCAATGAAAATAAAGTTAGATTAAATTTTTATATCAATCATGGATATAAGCTAAATTTAAATTATCCAAAAACGCTATCAGAGAAAATTCATTGGATTAAAATCAATGGGAAATTAACTCGTTTTTCAGACTTAGTCGATAAATATGAAGTTCGTAGATATGTGGGTAATATTATTGGGGAAGAATATCTTATACCCTTAATTGGAGTCTACGAGAATAGTCGTAAAATTGATTTCAACAAACTACCTAAAGAGTTTATTATCAAAGCGACACATTCTTCAGGGTGGAATTTAATAGTTAGTGACAAATCAAAATTAAATTGGTCTATCACGTGTCGAAAAATCGATAAATGGATAAATGCGAGTTTCTATCGAATTACAGGCGAAGAGAACTATAAAAATATACGTGGACGTGTAGTAATAGAAGAGTTGATACATGATGATTCTGGTGACTTAAAGGATTATAAGTTTTTTTGTTATCATGGTGAACCCAAATATGTTCAACTAGACGGAGGTAGGTACAACACACATAAACGAGATATGTATGACACAGATTGGAATAAGATAAATGTTAGATATGGTTATAACAATTTTGATACCCCAATTGAAAAACCGAAAATGTTAGATCTAATGGTTGAATTGTCAAGAAAACTTTCTAAAGGATTTGCCTTTGTTCGTGTTGATCTTTATTGTGTAAATGAAAGTGAAATATTATTTGGAGAAATGACATTCACACCTGGAAACGGAGCAAGAAGATTTAGTCCGATTGAGTATGATCAATTTTTTGGTGAACCCTTAATACTAGAAAAATATAACCAAGGAATATGA
- a CDS encoding VanZ family protein, producing MLKKDRKNSIIWFFVVFCWIFFIFTLSSESYNQQSIKPTLNKWVTKEELAQKLPDTSVTYHGSTVVAKEDPYGFVEFFFRKGAHLFMYAVLCVSLYMFIRNLMFRRQMVLPVIMALILTGGIAAMDETNQLSKVGRTGNPTDVIVDLTGGCIGLIICISINYWLERRRRRPEYRFVRKF from the coding sequence ATGTTAAAAAAGGATAGAAAAAATTCTATAATATGGTTTTTTGTCGTATTTTGTTGGATTTTTTTCATATTTACATTATCATCTGAATCTTATAATCAGCAGTCAATTAAACCTACTTTAAATAAATGGGTGACCAAAGAGGAATTGGCTCAGAAGCTTCCGGATACTTCCGTGACGTATCATGGCAGCACGGTCGTAGCCAAAGAAGACCCGTACGGCTTCGTGGAGTTCTTCTTCCGCAAAGGAGCTCACTTGTTCATGTACGCCGTGTTATGCGTCTCGCTGTACATGTTCATCCGTAATCTGATGTTCCGCAGGCAGATGGTGCTGCCGGTTATTATGGCGCTGATCCTGACGGGCGGGATTGCGGCGATGGATGAGACGAACCAGCTGAGCAAGGTTGGGCGGACGGGGAATCCGACGGATGTGATTGTGGACCTGACGGGCGGCTGTATTGGCCTGATCATCTGCATTTCGATTAATTATTGGCTTGAACGAAGACGCCGGCGGCCGGAATACCGGTTCGTCCGGAAGTTCTAA
- a CDS encoding glycosyltransferase family 4 protein, translating into MKKKRVCFIAQFPPPIHGLSKAVDTLYRSDLNEVFDFDKIDITRNRDFVKNLFLIWNSKADIFYFTISQTKAGNIRDLIILNLLKFRKKKCLVHLHGGYYRHLIDKELSGWQRRININVIKNLSGVIVLGPSLKFNFQGIINEEKIHIVPNCIDDEYLISEAEFEKKNVALEQKEVLNVLYLSNFIRSKGYPEVLKMAKLEKERVSEGGTKQFHFNFAGKFFEVSEREFFEDYIKENELQDFISYHGVVTGQQKKELLNKCDIFILLTRYPNEGQPISILEAMGNGMVIVTTDHAGIPDIVKDGINGIVVREEIDINKTFEALLMRRSQLHLIGRVNRTTCLLNYKEKSYIKNLENIFKEES; encoded by the coding sequence ATGAAAAAGAAACGGGTTTGTTTTATAGCACAGTTTCCGCCACCCATTCACGGTTTATCAAAAGCAGTGGATACACTATATAGATCTGATCTTAATGAAGTGTTTGACTTTGATAAGATAGATATTACTAGAAATAGGGATTTTGTGAAGAACCTATTTTTAATTTGGAATAGTAAAGCGGATATCTTTTACTTTACTATAAGTCAAACTAAAGCAGGGAACATAAGGGATTTAATTATTCTTAACTTATTGAAGTTTAGAAAGAAAAAATGTTTAGTACATCTCCATGGAGGATATTATCGTCACCTAATTGATAAAGAACTAAGTGGTTGGCAACGACGAATTAATATCAATGTTATCAAAAACTTATCTGGTGTAATTGTTCTTGGCCCATCTCTTAAGTTCAATTTTCAGGGGATAATTAATGAAGAGAAGATTCATATAGTTCCAAATTGTATCGATGATGAGTACCTGATATCTGAAGCAGAATTCGAGAAGAAAAATGTTGCATTAGAACAGAAAGAAGTACTAAATGTTCTATATCTAAGTAATTTTATCAGGAGTAAAGGCTACCCAGAGGTACTGAAGATGGCAAAGTTAGAAAAAGAACGGGTTAGCGAAGGGGGGACCAAACAATTTCATTTTAATTTTGCAGGTAAGTTTTTTGAAGTTAGTGAACGAGAGTTCTTTGAGGATTATATTAAGGAGAACGAACTTCAAGACTTTATTTCATATCATGGCGTAGTTACTGGTCAACAGAAGAAAGAACTATTAAATAAATGTGACATATTCATTTTACTTACAAGGTATCCAAATGAAGGCCAACCAATTTCAATCTTGGAGGCAATGGGTAACGGTATGGTAATTGTGACGACGGATCATGCAGGTATACCTGATATTGTGAAGGATGGGATCAATGGAATTGTTGTAAGGGAAGAAATTGATATCAATAAAACTTTTGAAGCACTTCTTATGCGTAGGAGCCAGTTACATTTAATTGGAAGGGTAAATAGAACAACTTGTCTATTAAACTACAAAGAAAAAAGCTACATAAAAAATTTAGAAAATATTTTTAAGGAAGAATCTTAA
- a CDS encoding oligosaccharide flippase family protein: MSSIKKNYIFQISYQILIIILPIFTAPYVSRVLGVEGVGTYSYTFSVANYFVLFAMLGINNHGSRRIAMVRDNKEKLNQTFSSILTIHIISSIIMIILYLGYSLFIVKENSLFALISTIYILAALFDVNWFFFGMEKFKITVTRNIIIKILTVLLIFLCVKDKNDLVIYILIMAIGTFISQSMIWGLINKYVQIVKPSWSEITTHFKPMLIMFIPTLSVSLYRIMDKVLLGALTDHSQVGLFDNAEKIINIPLALITGLGTVMLPRMSNLVTNSDFARAERYFSNSMKFAIIVSLGWFFGVSAIAPKFAPVFFGIEFEKTGAIMQGLAITIPFIAFANVIRTQYLIPNNLDSIFVKSVLIGAVISVITNIILIPHYQALGSTVATVLAEISVCAYQCWAVRRELSIKKHIKSSVYFVFLGFLMFIIVSVISMNLPDSALYMILETMAGVLIYSLGTLIYLYIFKDELLYTFAKRKVGSINR, translated from the coding sequence ATGAGTAGCATTAAAAAGAATTATATATTCCAAATCTCCTATCAAATTCTTATTATAATTCTCCCGATATTTACCGCCCCCTATGTTTCAAGAGTACTTGGTGTTGAAGGAGTGGGTACATACTCATATACTTTTTCAGTTGCAAACTATTTTGTGTTGTTTGCCATGCTTGGCATAAACAATCATGGTAGTAGAAGAATTGCTATGGTTAGGGATAATAAAGAAAAGCTAAATCAAACCTTTAGCAGTATATTAACAATACATATAATATCATCCATAATAATGATAATTCTGTATTTAGGTTATTCATTGTTCATTGTGAAAGAAAACAGTTTATTTGCATTGATATCGACTATTTATATTTTAGCTGCGTTATTTGATGTAAATTGGTTTTTCTTTGGTATGGAGAAATTTAAAATAACTGTAACAAGGAATATTATAATAAAAATACTGACAGTGCTGTTAATATTTTTGTGTGTAAAGGATAAAAACGATTTAGTAATTTATATTTTAATAATGGCGATAGGAACCTTTATTAGTCAATCCATGATATGGGGACTAATAAATAAATATGTACAAATAGTAAAACCCAGCTGGAGTGAAATAACAACACATTTCAAACCTATGCTAATAATGTTTATACCAACGTTATCAGTAAGTTTGTACAGGATTATGGATAAAGTTTTGTTGGGGGCATTAACGGACCATTCTCAAGTAGGGTTGTTTGATAATGCTGAGAAAATTATAAATATACCATTAGCATTAATTACAGGATTAGGGACAGTAATGCTTCCAAGAATGTCTAATTTAGTGACGAATTCAGACTTTGCTAGAGCTGAAAGATATTTTTCAAACTCAATGAAGTTTGCAATAATAGTTTCTTTAGGCTGGTTCTTTGGGGTTAGTGCTATAGCTCCTAAATTTGCACCAGTTTTTTTTGGAATAGAATTCGAAAAAACTGGGGCAATAATGCAGGGTTTAGCGATTACTATTCCATTCATTGCTTTTGCAAATGTAATAAGAACACAGTATTTGATTCCAAATAATTTGGATTCTATATTTGTGAAATCAGTTTTAATTGGTGCAGTTATTAGCGTTATTACAAATATTATTTTAATTCCTCATTATCAAGCTTTAGGCTCTACTGTGGCGACAGTATTAGCAGAGATATCGGTATGTGCTTATCAATGTTGGGCAGTTAGAAGGGAACTCTCAATAAAAAAACATATTAAATCTTCAGTATATTTTGTTTTCTTGGGATTTCTAATGTTTATTATTGTAAGTGTAATTAGTATGAATCTTCCGGATTCAGCTTTATACATGATCCTGGAAACTATGGCTGGAGTATTGATATACAGTCTTGGTACTTTAATTTATTTATATATATTTAAGGATGAATTGTTGTATACCTTTGCTAAGAGGAAAGTAGGGTCTATTAATAGATGA